Genomic window (Desulfobacterales bacterium):
TTGCCTAAGCTGGAAAAACCAAGGGTGCTACCTGTAATTATTTGGCCTGTGGTCTAACCTCTATTTAAACATTTTATATATTAAAATTGAACATTTTAATATATTTTGTATTAAAAATTAGACCTCATCGGGCATCACTTTTTTGAATGGTTCCTTAAATCCACAGTGATACGTAACGGCCGCAATTTTAAACCCTTGAAAAATTTCTAAAGCACTGTAAACAGTTGCTCCGGTGGTTGTTGCAATGACAATTTCATTTATTCCAGTTTGTCTGGCCTTTTCAAAAGCAAGCTTTAAAACTTGCTCTGTGTTTATTTTACCTGGCTGAGAAAAATACATCAAATTTTACTACTTGGTATCTAAAACTTTAATTAACATTAATTTGTTGCCTTTTTTATTATACCTACACCTATTAAAATATTTAGTCATTATGGATATTCCTCTACCATGGTCAGACTCAGGCGGAGGATTCCTTTTTTTTGCGCTAACCCAATCAAAACCATCGCCTTGATCCTCAATTGTCATAATAAGACAATTACATCTTATTTTTAAGGAATATTTTATAATTTTTGACTCATCATATTTGTGCGCATGCCTAACCGCATTAGTTAAACCTTCTCTTAATACAAGACATACAGAAAAAGTTTCAGATTTAAGACCTTTTTCAATGAGAAAATTTTTTGTTTCAGCATTAACACGATCAATGTTTTCAAAAGATGATTGCAATAAAATATTTAGGGAATTAGGCAATTTTATAACGCCAAATCCGTTTGAATCCATTTTGCTGTTTAAAACCATTTCCATACACAAAAACAACCTTTAAATTTCTATACCAAGGAGAACTACATCGTCTTCCTTTTTTTCGGAGTCTTTTAAAAGCATATTAACAATTTTCTGAGGGGCTTCTCTAATTGGAATATCCATTACTTGACTACAAGCTTCAAGAATATCTCCTAACCCTTCACACCAAATTTTTTTACATTCAGCAGACTCAATAAGTCCATCGGAATATAAATAAAATCTGTCCCCTGGAGATACACTTATATTTTCTTTTCCAAAATAAACATCTTTAAATATTCCAAGAACGTCTCCTTCTAAATTTATTAACCTTGGGTTACCATCTTTAGGAACATAAACAACTGCTGGATGCCCCATATTTATTATAGTCATTTGTTTTGTTTTTCTATTCAGCCTTGCATAGCAAGCGGTAAGATATTTTCCATCAGGTAAAATTTCCACTAAAACATCATTGATCATTTTAATGCTTTCAGAAGGCTCATATATTGGAGTACAGTTTTGTTTAAGAAGTGCTTTAATGGAAGAAGTTAGATAAGCTGTTTTGATATCATGGCCTGAAAAATCTGCAACAAAATAAGCGTAAATATTCTCAGAAATTGGCAATACCTCATAAAAATCTCCACCTGCTTCATGGAGAGCGACATAATAGACCCCAAATTTTGCATCAGGCTGCATTTCAGGTGTAATAAGCATTGATTTTTGAGCTTCTTTAATCTGCCTTAGCTTTGCTGCTTGTGATGCAATTAAAGAATTAGTAGCAAGGGAAAGCTTTAAATGGAGCCTTACACGCGCAATTACCTCTTGGGGATGAAAAGGCTTTGTTATATAATCGACTGCTCCCAATTCAAACCCTTCAAGCTTAGAATTAATTTCGCTTACACCTGTTAAAAATATAACTGGAATTGAGGCGGTTACAGATTGTTTTTTAAGGTATTTTATTACTTCAAAACCATCTTCTCCTGGCATTTGAATATCAAGAAGGATTAAATCCGGCTTTGCATCTGTAGCTATTTTTTTTCCAGATGGACCATCAATAGCTGTAAGAACTTTATACCCTTCTTTTACAAGGGTTGACTCAATTAATTTTAAATTTACAGGGTTATCATCTACCACAAGTATTGAAAGACGCTCACTTCCCATTTATCAACCTTATATATTCCTTAAAATATTCTATTCTTTAAGATTTATATCCTGATTCCTCTAATTTTTTTTCTATTACAGCTAGTTTTTCCTTTAATTTACCAACTAAACTCCCTATCGTTTCTAAGTCTTTATTCATAGCCAATTCTTCAGCTTTTTTTGCTATAGCAGATAGATCGATAAAGCCAAGATTAGCTGAAGACCCCTTTAGAGAATGAGCCGCCCTTGAAGCATCTTTTGCTTCTCTATTATTATAAGCGTTTTCTAATTTTTCAAGGTCAGCTCCAGCCGTTGATATAAAAAGTTCAACAAGCTCATAAAATTCATCATCTTCTAAACCTAAATTAGATGCTAATTCTTTTAAGTCCAAATTATCCTCCTTACTAAGGTGTATTGCATTTAATAATTTTACGCATAAAGTATATTCACATCAATAAAAATTTACTAATATTTTTTTATTTAATACTTAATACGATGCTAATACGCAAGATTTTTTTTCGTATATGCCTAACTAAAATTAGGGTTAAATTTTCTTTAAGAATTGTATAACCACTGATTAATCTAAACTTAAAATTAATTAACAATTCAATCTAATCTAAATAATGGAGAGTTTCTGAATAAAAATATTTTACCTGAAAAATATAATTAAAATTTTAAGTCTAAGTAAAGCTCCAAAAAAAAATGACATATAATTCTAAATTTTAGATATTCAAATTTGAATTAAGCTTTAATTTTAGCCTTAATGACCTGAATAGAATGTCAGTTAATAATTAAAATTCTCTTATTAATTATTAAGGGCTACAAATTATAACCTTATTTGGATTAACTTAAATCTTGCAAAAATATTGCAAATATGATTTTGAAATATTTATTTTATATTTTAAATTACCTAAATTATTTTAAAAGGCTTTGATTTCTCAATACCTTAGTTTCAATCTAAGGATTGCTTAATAAAGAATTTGTCTTGAAATTTAATCGAGATTTGTTTATTCATCAACAAAATCTTTAAAATTAGTAAATTTAACTTTTAATGGAGAATTAGATAATGGCGTTATCATCCCTACAACAGCAAAATGATTTTCTTGAACTTAACCCTTCTCTTCCTTATAAAATTGCAGATATAAATCTCGCAGATTTAGGAATAAAAGAAATGCAATTATCCCAAAATGAAATGCCTGGATTAATGGCTGTAAGAGAAAAATATGGACAAGACAAACCCCTTAAAGGACTCAAGATAATGGGTAGTCTTCATATGACTATCCAAACAGCTATGCTTATTGAAACACTTTATGCTCTTGGAGCTGATATAAGATGGGCGTCCTGTAATATATTTTCAACTCAAGACCATGCTGCATCAGCTATAGTACAAAAAAATCTTGCTGCTGTTTTTGCTTGGAAAAATGAAACGCTCGAAGAATATTGGTGGTGTACAGAACAAGCTTTAACATGGCCAGATGGAAGTGGTCCAGACCTTTTAGTTGATGATGGAGGGGATGCTACCATCTTCATACATCAAGGGGTTGAAATTGAGGAAAATCCATCTTTACTTGAAAAAAAATATGATAGTAAAGACATGCAATGTCTTATGGATCGTTTAAAAGCAAGTTATAAAAAAAATCCTGCCCGATGGAAAAATATCGCAGCAAAAATTAAAGGTGTTTCTGAAGAAACAACTACAGGGGTTCACAGACTGTACCAGCTCGCTTCCCAAGGGAAGCTTCTTTTTCCCGCTATAAACGTAAATGATTCTGTTACAAAATCAAAATTTGATAACCTTTATGGTTGCCGAGAATCCCTCGCGGATGGAATCAAAAGGGCTACAGACATTATGATGTCTGGCAAAGTTGTAGTAATATGTGGTTATGGCGATGTTGGAAAAGGTTGCGCTGCTTCAATGAGAGGATTTGGAGCACGAGTTGTAATTACAGAAATCGACCCTATCTGCGCTCTTCAAGCAGCAATGGAAGGATATGAGGTAGTGACTCTGGATGGAATAGCTCCTTACGGAGATATTTTCGTTACTGCTACAGGATGCTGTGATATTATATGTGGAAAACACATGGAAATGATGAAAAATGAAGCTATAATTTGTAATATTGGCCATTTTGATAGTGAAATCGAAATAAGTTATCTTTACAACAATCCTGCATGTAAGAGAATAAATATAAAACCTCAAGTTGATAAATGGATTTTACCATCAGGGAAATCAATTATAGTTCTTGCTGAAGGACGACTTGTGAATTTAGGATGTGCAACAGGTCATCCAAGCTTTGTAATGAGCAACAGTTTTACTAATCAATGTCTTGCTCAAATAGACCTTGCTACAAAATCCCATGAAAAAAATGTGTATACCCTTTCTAAAATTCTTGATGAAGAAGTTGCAAGATTACATTTAGGTAGGCTTAGCGCAAAACTTACAAAATTGACACAAAAACAAGCCGATTATCTTGGCATAAAAGTTGATGGACCATATAAGCCAGAACATTATAGATATTAACGAATAAGGATAGGGCTTTTTATGTGCTACTTTATATAAACATAATTTAATAGTATAGGAAATTCCATATTTTTATTGAGTTATTCACTATTCACTATTAGTTATTCACTAAATTTAAGGGTTGTAAAATGAAAATTGGTCTAATTGGATTAAAAGGTGCTGGAAAATCAACTATATTTGAAGCATTAACATTAAATATCGCAAATGAAAATACTAAAGCTGAAGATCGCATAGGAACTGTTGAGGTTCCAGATGAAAGAGTTGATTTTTTAAGCAAAATTTACAACCCCAAAAAAACTATCTATGCCAAAATACAATATTATCTCGCCGGAAATTCATCCTTAAACGAAAATACCAATAAAGAACATAAAATTTGGACAAACGTTAAAGACTGTGACGCACTTATTCATGTTGTTCGCAACTTCAATTTATATGGTTATGAAAAACCCGAACCATTTAAAGATTTCTTCAGTTTGAATCAAGATTTAATTTTTTATGACTTTGCTGTAGTTGAAAAACGCCTTGAAAGAATAGAACTTGATAAAAAAAGGGGAAAACCAATAAGTAATGAAGAAGTATTACTTCTACATGAATGCTTTAAACATCTTGAAAAAGGACTTGCTTTAAGAAAATTCTCTTCTTTATCTGATGATAAGCTATTAAGGGGATACACTTTTGTTTCAGGCAAGCCAATTATTGTCTTATTTAATAATGACGATGATGACGATAACATGCCTGCAAACAAAAACGATAATTTTGATGAAGATGCAATGTTAATAAGAGGCAAATTAGAAAATGAGCTTGCCCAAATGTCAAAAACAGAAGCTGAAGATTTTTTTACTGAATTCAATATAACAGAATTAGCTATGACAAGGGTTATTAAACAGTCATATACAACTCTCGGATTAATATCTTTTTTTACTGTTGGGGAAGATGAAGTTAGAGCTTGGACAATAAAAAAAAATACTACTGCCATTGATGCTGCAGAAGTTATACATTCGGATATAAAAAAAGGCTTTATTAGAGCGGAAGTTCTTGCCTATAAACATTTTGTAGAAGCAGGTTCCTACCAAGAGGCAAAAAAAAGAGGTACAGCCAGATTAGAAGGAAAAACTTATATTGTAGAAGATGGCGACATAATCAATTTTAGATTTAATATATAAACATCAAAATATATAGTAATTTTTAGGGAGGGTAAAATGCCGGTTTATCAATGGAAGGGCAAAAATAGATTAGGAGAAACAAAAAAGGGAGAAGTTGAAGCTCAAAATGAGGATTCAGTTAGACATAAACTTCATGCTATGAAGATAACTCCTGAGGTTGTCAAACCTAAGCCAAAGGATATATTTGAAAACATTGGTTTTCTTCAGCCAAAGGTTTCAGACAAAGACGTAATAATATTTGCAAGGCAATTTTCAACAATGATAGATGCTGGCCTTCCTATAATTCAATGCCTTGACATTCTTTATTCCCAACAAGAAAATATAACTTTTAAAAAAACATTAAAACAAATTAAGGATTCAGTTGAAGGTGGAGAAACATTTGCAGATGCTTTAAAAAAATTCCCAAACCTTTTTGATGAACTTTTTGTTAACATGATTGCAGCCGGTGAAGCTGGAGGTATTCTTGATGTTATTTTACGAAGACTTGCAGCATATATGGAAAAAGCTGCAAAGCTTAAAGCTCAACTTAAAGGCGCAATGACTTATCCTATCGTTACAATTTGCATAGCGATAGCAGTAGTTGGCGTAATTTTAGTATTTGTTATTCCTGCTTTTGAATCAATGTTTAAAGACTTTGGAGGATCTCTACCTGCTCCTACTCAATTTGTTGTAGATGCGAGTAATTTTGTCCAAAATAATATTCTTTACATTATAGGCTCTATAGTTGCTTTTTTTGTTTTTTTCAAAAAATTTAAAAAAACCCCCGCCGGAAAAGCATATTTAGACAATCTTTCTCTAAAACTTCCTGTTATGGGTATTTTAATAAGGAAGGTTGCGGTAGCTAAATTTACAAGAACTATGGGAACAATGCTACAAAGTGGTGTTGCTATACTTGACGCCCTTGATATTGTTGCTAAAACAGCAGGTAACAAAACAGTTGAAAAATCTATCTATTCTGTTCGTTCAGCTATCTCTGAAGGTAGAACTATGGCCGACCCCCTTTCTGAAACAGGCGTTTTTCCTCAAATGGTATGTCAAATGATAGCGGTTGGAGAATCTACTGGAGCTGTTGATATTATGCTTGAAAAAATAGCTGATTTTTATGATGAAGAAGTTGATCAGGCTGTAGAAAATTTAACAGCAATGATAGAACCATTTATGTTAGTATTTTTAGGAGTAGTTGTAGGAGGTCTTGTCGTATCAATGTATCTGCCTGTATTCAAAATGGCAGGAGCTATTGGATAATTGTGAACAGACTTCAATTTATATATATTTATAGGGCAGGCACCATGCCTGCCCTATAAATTTTTACAAAATAAAAAATATATGAAAAATAAGCCAAATAAACATGATAACGAATTTGATAGAATGCTGAAATGGATCATGTTTACAAGAGTTCTTTTTGCAACATTTCTTCTAAGTTCAATCATTTTCATAAGGCTTAGAGAAAACTCCCCCCCACTTTCTACTCAACTTATATTTTTATATGAATTAACAGCAGGAATCTTAGTTATATCTTTCATATATTCTATTACATTTAAATTCTTAAATAAAAAAATAATCTTTGCATATATTCAAATACTTATAGACACATTCATTGTATCCCTAATGCTCTACGCTACAGGAGGTTTTTCAAGCTTTTTTTTATTTCTTTATCTTGTTGTTATTATTTACTCAAGCATGCTCCTTTTTAGAAGGGGCAGTATGTTAATTGCCTCTTTATGCAGCATCCAATATGGAATTTTAGTTAATCTTGAGTATTACAAAATTCTAATACCACTTGGATTAGAAGATGATTCTTTAATAGCTAATTATTCAATTGGAGAAATTGTTTATAAAGTTTTTATTACGATTATAAGCTGTTTTGCGGTTTCATTTTTAAGCAGCCTTCTTTCAGAACAAGAGAGGAAAACAAAAAAAGAACTTATAGCAATGGAAAATCATTTAAAAAGGGTTGAAAAAATGGCGCTAATTGGAGAAATGGCTGCCGGAATGGCTCATGAAATAAAAAACCCCCTTGCGTCCCTTACAGGTTCAATTCAGATATTAAGAGAAGATAGCAAATTTGACCCTGATTATGACCGATTAATGCAAATAATAATAAGGGAAGCTGATAGGCTTAATTCTCTCCTAAGTGATTTTTTAATGTTCGCAAAGCCACAAACTGGAAAATCTGAGACTTTAGACCTAAGTGAAGCATTAGATGAAATAATAGAACTCTTTGAAAAAAATATAACTTGTAGAGATAAAATAACTATAATAAAAGATTATACTACTAATATATTTGTTGAAATAGACCCTATTCATTTGCGGCAAATAATATGGAATCTACTTTTAAATTCATCTGAAGCTGTTTCTAAAAAAGGTTTAATTGAAATAAAAACATCTAAGCTAAAAAATACCTATGCTTTGTTAGAAATAATTGATAATGGCTGCGGAATGTCAAAGGAAACCATGAAATCTATTTTTGACCCCTTCTTTACAACAAAAAAGAATGGAACAGGACTAGGACTCTCAATTGTCCACAGAATACTTGAATCATATAACTGCTGGATAGATGTAAAAAGCGATATTGGGCAAGGTACTACCTTTTCACTATCTCTAAAATTATCTAACCTCACAACTTAAACTTGACACATATCTTTAAATGCGTTAGCTACCCAAGTTTATAATTAGAAATTTTCAAGTAAATTAAGTAGCCTTATAATTAAATTTTAAAGGCTATATAAATTAAAGTTAAAATATAAGGAACAAAAATGGAAGACAAAAATAATACTATGGTAGAAGACAAAAATAATGCTATAGATAAAAAATTAACAAAAATTGATGAATTAAAAAATAAAAATATCGAACTATTTCCCAATGACTTTAAGGTTTCCCATTCAATCAAAGACATTTTTAATATCATTGATACAGGCTCTATTCTGAATGAATATGACCCTGAATTTTCAATGGCAGGAAGGATAATGGCTATAAATAAATTTGGGAAATCCTTATTCATAAGGATCAAAGACAGAACTGGACGTATTCAAGCATACATCCAGAAAAATATAGTTGGCGATGAAAATTATGAGATTTTTAAATTATTTGATATTGGAGATTTTATTGGTGTTAAAGGAGGCGCTTTCAAAACAAAAACAGGCGAATGGACTATTTTTGTAAAAACTTTTAAGCTCCTATGCAAAGCTTTAAGACCTTTGCCAGAAAAATTTCATGGTTTAAAGGACCCTGAAAAAAGATATAGACAAAGATATCTCGATATTATTATGAATAACGATGTTAGGGATATCTTTATCAAAAGAACTAAAATGATACAATCAATACGCTCTTTTTTTCTTAAAAACGATTTTTTGGAAGTTGAAACTCCAATGATGCAGATAATTCCAGGAGGAGCTGAAGCTAAGCCTTTTATAACTTATCATAACGCTTTGGATATGAGTATGTATCTTAGAATAGCTCCAGAGCTATATTTAAAGCGTCTTGTAGTTGGAGGCTTTGAAAGAGTCTTTGAAATTAACAGGAATTTTAGAAATGAAGGGATATCAACTCAGCATAATCCAGAGTTTACAATGCTTGAATTTTATCAGGCTTACGCTAATTATGAAGACTTAATGAATTTTACAGAAGAGCTATTCAGAACAATTCTAAATGACATAAATGGATCTACACAATTAGAATATCAAGGATCTATAATTAATTTTGAAGGACAGTGGAAAAGAATAAATCTTTACGATTCTTTATTGGAAATAGGAGGACTGCTTCCTGAAATATTAAATGATAAAGAAAAACTTCTGAATTTTGCCGATGAAAAAGGCATTACAATTCAAAAAAAAGAAAAATTAGGAAAAATTTTGACTAAACTATTTGACGCCCTTGTTGAACCTAAATTAATTCAGCCTACATTCATAACCGGTTACCCTGTTGAAGTCTCTCCTTTATCACGAAAAAATAAAAATAATCCTGAACTTACTGATAGATTTGAACTTTTTATTGCTGGAAGAGAAATTGCTAATGGTTTTTCTGAATTAAACGACCCTTGGGATCAAAAAGAAAGATTTCTAATGCAGGTTAAAGAAAGGGAAGAAGGCGACGAAGAAGCCCACTATATGGACGAAGATTATATTCTTGCATTAGAATACGGTATGCCGCCTACTGCTGGCGAAGGAATAGGTATTGACAGACTTGCAATGCTGCTTACAAACTCTTCTTCAATACGAGAGGTAATATTATTTCCTCATATGAAGCAAAGGTAAATCATGTCTTTTGAATATTTTATCGGAAAGAGATATTTACGTTCTAAGCAAAAGCAGGCATTTATATCATTAATTAATTTCCTTGCTATAGCCGGTGTTACGGTAGGTGTTATGGCGTTAATTGTTGTAATTGCTGTAATGTCTGGAGCTGAAGATTTTTTTAAATCAAGCATATTAGGAGTTGAACCCCATATTGTTATCTTAAAGCATGGTGGAAATTTTACCAATTATAAAGAGGTAATTACACAAATTAAAAAAGTTAAAGAAGTTGAATCGGCTGAACCTTTAATTTATGCCCAAGTTATGCTTCGATCATCATATGGGGTTTCTGGTTCTGTTTTAAGGGGTATTGATCCTGAATCAGAAGGAATAATAATTAAAAACTCGAATGGAACACCCGTTGAAAAATCGATATTTTTAAATCAGGCGCTACCAGAACAAGA
Coding sequences:
- a CDS encoding SpoIIE family protein phosphatase codes for the protein MGSERLSILVVDDNPVNLKLIESTLVKEGYKVLTAIDGPSGKKIATDAKPDLILLDIQMPGEDGFEVIKYLKKQSVTASIPVIFLTGVSEINSKLEGFELGAVDYITKPFHPQEVIARVRLHLKLSLATNSLIASQAAKLRQIKEAQKSMLITPEMQPDAKFGVYYVALHEAGGDFYEVLPISENIYAYFVADFSGHDIKTAYLTSSIKALLKQNCTPIYEPSESIKMINDVLVEILPDGKYLTACYARLNRKTKQMTIINMGHPAVVYVPKDGNPRLINLEGDVLGIFKDVYFGKENISVSPGDRFYLYSDGLIESAECKKIWCEGLGDILEACSQVMDIPIREAPQKIVNMLLKDSEKKEDDVVLLGIEI
- the lysS gene encoding lysine--tRNA ligase, with amino-acid sequence MVEDKNNAIDKKLTKIDELKNKNIELFPNDFKVSHSIKDIFNIIDTGSILNEYDPEFSMAGRIMAINKFGKSLFIRIKDRTGRIQAYIQKNIVGDENYEIFKLFDIGDFIGVKGGAFKTKTGEWTIFVKTFKLLCKALRPLPEKFHGLKDPEKRYRQRYLDIIMNNDVRDIFIKRTKMIQSIRSFFLKNDFLEVETPMMQIIPGGAEAKPFITYHNALDMSMYLRIAPELYLKRLVVGGFERVFEINRNFRNEGISTQHNPEFTMLEFYQAYANYEDLMNFTEELFRTILNDINGSTQLEYQGSIINFEGQWKRINLYDSLLEIGGLLPEILNDKEKLLNFADEKGITIQKKEKLGKILTKLFDALVEPKLIQPTFITGYPVEVSPLSRKNKNNPELTDRFELFIAGREIANGFSELNDPWDQKERFLMQVKEREEGDEEAHYMDEDYILALEYGMPPTAGEGIGIDRLAMLLTNSSSIREVILFPHMKQR
- a CDS encoding GHKL domain-containing protein; protein product: MKNKPNKHDNEFDRMLKWIMFTRVLFATFLLSSIIFIRLRENSPPLSTQLIFLYELTAGILVISFIYSITFKFLNKKIIFAYIQILIDTFIVSLMLYATGGFSSFFLFLYLVVIIYSSMLLFRRGSMLIASLCSIQYGILVNLEYYKILIPLGLEDDSLIANYSIGEIVYKVFITIISCFAVSFLSSLLSEQERKTKKELIAMENHLKRVEKMALIGEMAAGMAHEIKNPLASLTGSIQILREDSKFDPDYDRLMQIIIREADRLNSLLSDFLMFAKPQTGKSETLDLSEALDEIIELFEKNITCRDKITIIKDYTTNIFVEIDPIHLRQIIWNLLLNSSEAVSKKGLIEIKTSKLKNTYALLEIIDNGCGMSKETMKSIFDPFFTTKKNGTGLGLSIVHRILESYNCWIDVKSDIGQGTTFSLSLKLSNLTT
- a CDS encoding type II secretion system F family protein, which produces MPVYQWKGKNRLGETKKGEVEAQNEDSVRHKLHAMKITPEVVKPKPKDIFENIGFLQPKVSDKDVIIFARQFSTMIDAGLPIIQCLDILYSQQENITFKKTLKQIKDSVEGGETFADALKKFPNLFDELFVNMIAAGEAGGILDVILRRLAAYMEKAAKLKAQLKGAMTYPIVTICIAIAVVGVILVFVIPAFESMFKDFGGSLPAPTQFVVDASNFVQNNILYIIGSIVAFFVFFKKFKKTPAGKAYLDNLSLKLPVMGILIRKVAVAKFTRTMGTMLQSGVAILDALDIVAKTAGNKTVEKSIYSVRSAISEGRTMADPLSETGVFPQMVCQMIAVGESTGAVDIMLEKIADFYDEEVDQAVENLTAMIEPFMLVFLGVVVGGLVVSMYLPVFKMAGAIG
- a CDS encoding ATP-binding protein; the protein is MEMVLNSKMDSNGFGVIKLPNSLNILLQSSFENIDRVNAETKNFLIEKGLKSETFSVCLVLREGLTNAVRHAHKYDESKIIKYSLKIRCNCLIMTIEDQGDGFDWVSAKKRNPPPESDHGRGISIMTKYFNRCRYNKKGNKLMLIKVLDTK
- a CDS encoding Hpt domain-containing protein produces the protein MDLKELASNLGLEDDEFYELVELFISTAGADLEKLENAYNNREAKDASRAAHSLKGSSANLGFIDLSAIAKKAEELAMNKDLETIGSLVGKLKEKLAVIEKKLEESGYKS
- a CDS encoding adenosylhomocysteinase; amino-acid sequence: MALSSLQQQNDFLELNPSLPYKIADINLADLGIKEMQLSQNEMPGLMAVREKYGQDKPLKGLKIMGSLHMTIQTAMLIETLYALGADIRWASCNIFSTQDHAASAIVQKNLAAVFAWKNETLEEYWWCTEQALTWPDGSGPDLLVDDGGDATIFIHQGVEIEENPSLLEKKYDSKDMQCLMDRLKASYKKNPARWKNIAAKIKGVSEETTTGVHRLYQLASQGKLLFPAINVNDSVTKSKFDNLYGCRESLADGIKRATDIMMSGKVVVICGYGDVGKGCAASMRGFGARVVITEIDPICALQAAMEGYEVVTLDGIAPYGDIFVTATGCCDIICGKHMEMMKNEAIICNIGHFDSEIEISYLYNNPACKRINIKPQVDKWILPSGKSIIVLAEGRLVNLGCATGHPSFVMSNSFTNQCLAQIDLATKSHEKNVYTLSKILDEEVARLHLGRLSAKLTKLTQKQADYLGIKVDGPYKPEHYRY
- the ychF gene encoding redox-regulated ATPase YchF, encoding MKIGLIGLKGAGKSTIFEALTLNIANENTKAEDRIGTVEVPDERVDFLSKIYNPKKTIYAKIQYYLAGNSSLNENTNKEHKIWTNVKDCDALIHVVRNFNLYGYEKPEPFKDFFSLNQDLIFYDFAVVEKRLERIELDKKRGKPISNEEVLLLHECFKHLEKGLALRKFSSLSDDKLLRGYTFVSGKPIIVLFNNDDDDDNMPANKNDNFDEDAMLIRGKLENELAQMSKTEAEDFFTEFNITELAMTRVIKQSYTTLGLISFFTVGEDEVRAWTIKKNTTAIDAAEVIHSDIKKGFIRAEVLAYKHFVEAGSYQEAKKRGTARLEGKTYIVEDGDIINFRFNI